The Diceros bicornis minor isolate mBicDic1 chromosome 15, mDicBic1.mat.cur, whole genome shotgun sequence genome has a window encoding:
- the LOC131414777 gene encoding E3 ubiquitin-protein ligase DTX3L-like: protein MASNLGPPSPLPARVSEPGPQLHRKLESDSQGRQLGDEECTVPLSGHRTEDTAMASNLGPPSPILARVSEPGSRLHRKLEKYFQSRESGGGECTVRPFGHSAQDTFLVKFRERAAKERVLKKGEHQTVVDNKPVTISLEPTENPIEKNPRPRTSSLTQSGEGVRSGEKHPHEEHIPNAVDSCLQKIFLTVTADLNCKLFSKEQREHITTLWPNVKRMEGHDGIEKVCGDFRDIEKIHHFFSKQLLESEQKQESSPLTTEREPLLQQDWNSCVSFSEPKPRSDEKNNRFEVPLPFFEYFKYTFPDKIDSLERRFGVKIKTQESSPNMIYLDFTSSQSDHLKAVCDYFASEFQRIVGTLGQECLAFPDSKQANRIKQELNHQFSKLYIKEEGGELTLLGTQDDIAAAKHFLASKISASLVKAPVKIRTYGGTMNGIDVDTARYKLLEAELLQEISEIEKKYNTQSKVLGKSQKTCILFEPKDKELDLSVHAYVSFINAYQHFSCQLMREVFSLKALGKERKHLHGTKFADEFRKKHPDVGFVLSQESMTLIGLPNHLAKAKQYVLKIGGISPLAGEKWNEDHETPMDIDSNDSERASPTFQRSASSGTSGVDKEKDTCVICMDIISNKQVLPKCKHEFCGPCINRAMLFKPVCPVCQTSYGIQKGNQPEGTMNFTVMRDSLPGYESCGSIVIHYIMEGGVQTKEHPNPGKRYFGIHRTAYLPDNKEGREVLTLLRRAFDQKLIFTIGESRVSGASDVITWNDIHHKTSPFGGPEKYGYPDPNYLKRVKQELKDKGIE from the exons atggcctcGAACCTCGGCCCGCCGTCCCCGCTGCCCGCGCGGGTGTCCGAGCCCGGCCCCCAGCTACACAGGAAGCTGGAAAGCGACTCCCAGGGCCGGCAGTTGGGCGACGAGGAGTGCACCGTCCCGCTCTCGGGCCACCGCACCGAGGACACCGCCATGGCCTCGAACCTCGGCCCGCCGTCCCCGATCCTCGCGCGGGTGTCCGAGCCAGGCTCCAGGCTACACAGGAAGCTGGAAAAATACTTTCAGAGCCGTGAGTCAGGCGGCGGGGAGTGCACCGTCCGGCCCTTCGGCCACAGCGCCCAGGACACCTTCCTGGTGAAGTTCAGGGAAAGGGCAG CTAAGGAGAGAGTACTGAAAAAAGGAGAGCACCAAACTGTGGTTGACAACAAACCTGTGACTATTTCCCTGGAACCTACTGAAAATCCCATAGAGAAGAATCCAAGACCCAGAACATCTTCACTGACACAGTCAGGAGAAGGGGTGAGATCTGGTGAGAAGCATCCACATGAAGAACATATTCCTAATGCTGTGGATTCCTGTCTCCAAAAG ATCTTCCTTACTGTCACAGCTGACCTGAACTGTAAGCTGTTCTCTAAAGAGCAGAGGGAACACATAACCACTCTCTGGCCCAATGTCAAAAGAATGGAAGGCCATGATGGAATTGAGAAGGTGTGTGGTGACTTCAGAGACATTGAAAAGATACACCACTTCTTCAGTAAGCAACTGCTGGAGAGTGAACAGAAACAGGAATCTTCCCCTTTGACAACAGAGAGGGAGCCACTCCTGCAGCAGGACTGGAACAgctgtgtttctttttctgaacCAAAACCCAGGTCAGATGAGAAAAACAACCGTTTTGAAGTTCCCTTGCCTTTCTTTGAATACTTCAAATATACCTTTCCTGATAAAATAGACTCACTAGAGAGAAGATTTggtgtaaaaataaaaactcaggaGAGTTCTCCAAATATGATCTATTTAGACTTCACCTCAAGCCAATCAGATCACCTCAAAGCAGTTTGTGATTATTTTGCCAGTGAATTTCAGAGGATTGTAGGAACTCTGGGGCAGGAATGCCTTGCTTTTCCAGACAGTAAGCAGGCAAATAGAATCAAACAGGAATTGAATCACCAGTTTTCAAAGCTCTAtataaaggaggaaggaggagaattaACTCTCCTTGGGACCCAAGATGACATTGCAGCTGCCAAACATTTTCTTGCCTCCAAAATCTCTGCAAGCCTGGTCAAGGCACCTGTGAAAATAAGGACTTACGGGGGCACAATGAATGGAATTGACGTTGACACCGCTCGCTATAAGCTTTTAGAAGCTGAATTACTCCAGGAAATATCAGAGATAGAAAAAAAGTACAATACTCAAAGTAAGGTTTTAGGAAAAAGTCAGAAAACCTGCATTCTATTTGAACCTAAGGATAAGGAGTTAGATCTGTCAGTGCATGCTTATGTCAGTTTCATCAATGCCTATCAACACTTCTCATGTCAGCTGATGAGAGAAGTTTTTTCACTGAAAGCTTTGGGCAAGGAGAGAAAGCATTTACATGGCACCAAGTTTGCTGATGAATTTAGAAAAAAGCATCCAGATGTAGGCTTTGTGCTAAGTCAAGAGTCAATGACTTTGATTGGGTTGCCAAATCACCTTGCAAAGGCAAAGCAGTATGTCTTAAAAATAGGGGGGATATCTCCTTtggctggagagaaatggaatgAGGATCATGAAACACCCATGGACATTGATAGCAATGATTCAGAAAGAGCTTCACCAACATTCCAGCGCTCTGCCAGTTCTGGAACATCAGGAGTGGACAAGGAAAAGGACACATGTGTCATCTGTATGGACATTATTAGCAACAAACAGGTGCTACCCAAGTGCAAGCACGAATTCTGTGGCCCTTGTATCAACAGAGCCATGTTATTTAAGCCAGTCTGTCCTGTGTGCCAGACTTCCTACGGTATCCAGAAAGGGAATCAGCCAGAAGGAACCATGAATTTCACTGTCATGAGAGACTCACTTCCAGGTTATGAATCCTGTGGCTCCATTGTGATTCATTATATTATGGAAGGAGGAGTACAAACA AAAGAGCACCCAAACCCAGGAAAGAGATATTTTGGAATCCATCGAACTGCATACCTGCCTGAtaacaaggaaggaagggaggtttTGACATTGCTTCGTAGGGCCTTCGACCAAAAGTTGATTTTCACAATCGGAGAGTCTCGAGTATCAGGAGCCTCAGATGTCATTACGTGGAATGACATCCACCACAAAACGTCCCCATTTGGGGGACCAGAAAA GTATGGCTACCCAGACCCTAATTATCTGAAACGCGTCAAACAGGAGCTGAAAGATAAAGGAATTGAGTAA